One Solea senegalensis isolate Sse05_10M linkage group LG13, IFAPA_SoseM_1, whole genome shotgun sequence DNA segment encodes these proteins:
- the robo4 gene encoding roundabout homolog 1 isoform X1: MRVSAWLLCVSWLCTWAAYSPRCTCQDACPTESGLARRSKTRVKEHVRDNVRQQHTVHRHRPLRRKAFRVHAEETPPRIVHHPSDVVVKVGNPATLSCRVDGSPKPTIEWRHNGQPLETVNGDEHWQAMVLSEGSLFFLSVEGGGRGQSHEGVYTCVASNSAGKATSRNASLYIAVLKEEFVVEPTDVEVAVGEVAVLNCEPPSGHPEPNVMWKKDGRPINSSDHHYTELSGKLIIAPAEKNHSGAYVCVASNTEGVRESRAARLSVLAKPVLVLKPENVSVRTGESAHFYCRAKGDPPPSVVWSREQGSLPNGRYLVNPDQTLQIHYVTTQDAGKYVCTAVNDVGVVTASAQLLVEESASTKQKDLHKELSALRVALENVTIVAPGSNISQVQWKLQFLPAQPHYLDGFEVLYRSLLPASSEWAAKKVTPPGFQTQVGPLKRGYKYEFKVRPYGSNLYGRESNTRHLRVPEMVPSASPLAVSITVSHEQNNTVHLSWEPPPHETHNGIIQGYQVWCVDSEEQQAQNWTVNSGQHSLDISALKPGKRYWLTIAAVNGAGVGTQSDPHGFVINSHIGGPAESDSQRRDLSQVLALFQDPVLIGSIGALLWCILMVAAVCLFRRHSGTGLMPGQGKGRGLRRLADEDLIIKHRMAAPDSPWISGTWRPAFSQKYQDLWAQGQKHPGIRSTSLPVSSKKDPNGLDSVVPIVTDNCSVYGTFYVDLMGNGLKTFSSPGCRPKMPHSLPHQQGVETIQIFSQPVAKSSPLVSREALPWKQAIRPQPKMGVLRESREKIHTKQDLHAVNSVPILSTRNQACPSSFYKQRLSHIPPGRHGGNRVCGEAGVCPRLLHYSASVHLVDMLPPPPPMPTDNITDSHSQTSDEGSSRSTKLTMDTGSLQSMCPASGQREQPGLNSSNNNNNKRCPSHSQQSTASYSMSFDEEHSGTLTTQEATQYLELSPKPERYSVLPEQRPFLTSTFAPNLGFMHRPVHATRLEDDLASDEPEAPPVNLRRARLQSTPSSCYSEWDSSLWNTWSTATDDNMASARTSLISSVDSCYTSDSAHFAHLLAVAAETMSGASLSDFSPPASPLSAAMYPPFHAEGDSFGEPEHVPAWDWSMAWVEEMEAQYRAHYPGRSTKPFNT, translated from the exons ATGCGAGTGAGTGCGTGGCTTCTCTGCGTGTCCTGGCTCTGCACCTGGGCGGCGTACTCGCCCAGGTGCACGTGCCAGGACGCATGTCCGACAGAGTCGGGACTGGCGAGGAGGTCAAAGACTCGGGTCAAGGAGCATGTCCGTGATAACGTcaggcagcagcacactgtGCACAGACACAGGCCGCTGCGTAGAAAAG CTTTCAGAGTTCATGCAGAGGAGACGCCGCCCCGCATCGTCCACCACCCCTCTGACGTGGTTGTGAAAGTTGGGAATCCGGCCACGCTCTCCTGTCGAGTGGACGGCAGCCCCAAACCAACCATCGAGTGGCGGCACAACGGCCAGCCCCTGGAGACGGTGAATGGAGACGAACACTGGCAGGCCATGGTTTTGTCAGAGGGCAGCCTCTTCTTCCTGAGTGTTGAAGGAGGCGGGCGAGGGCAGTCACACGAGGGTGTCTACACATGCGTGGCCAGCAACAGCGCGGGGAAGGCCACCAGCCGCAATGCATCGCTGTATATCGCAG TGTTGAAGGAAGAGTTTGTTGTGGAGCCCACTGATGTGGAGGTAGCAGTGGGGGAGGTGGCTGTCCTAAATTGTGAACCTCCGTCTGGACACCCTGAGCCGAACGTCATGTGGAAGAAGGATGGCCGGCCGATCAACAGCAGTGACCACCACTACACT GAGCTGAGTGGGAAGCTCATCATCGCTCCTGCAGAGAAAAACCACTCCGGTGCTTACGTGTGCGTGGCCAGTAACactgagggagtgagggagagcAGAGCAGCTCGGCTCTCTGTGTTGG CCAAACCTGTGTTGGTGCTGAAGCCGGAGAACGTGTCAGTGAGGACGGGGGAGTCGGCCCACTTCTACTGCCGAGCTAAAGGTGACCCTCCACCGTCTGTGGTGTGGAGCAGAGAGCAGGGGTCACTGCCCAATGGCAG gtaCCTTGTAAATCCAGACCAGACTCTGCAGATCCATTATGTGACAACTCAGGATGCTGGGAAGTACGTCTGCACGGCGGTCAATGATGTAGGTGTGGTCACCGCCAGTGCACAGCTGCTGGTTGAAG AGTCTGCCAGCACTAAACAGAAAGACCTTCACAAAGAGCTGTCAGCTCTGCGAGTGGCTCTGGAAAATGTCACCATTGTGGCCCCTGGGTCCAACATATCCCAAGTACAATGGAAG ctCCAGTTCCTCCCTGCGCAGCCACATTACCTTGATGGCTTTGAGGTTCTCTATCGCTCCCTGCTGCCCGCCAGCTCAGAATGGGCAGCCAAGAAGGTGACGCCACCGGGTTTCCAGACTCAGGTGGGCCCTTTAAAGAGAGGCTACAAGTACGAATTCAAAGTCCGTCCCTATGGCAGCAACTTGTATGGAAGGGAGAGCAACACGCGTCACCTCAGAGTTCCAGAGATGG TTCCCAGTGCTTCTCCGCTGGCTGTGTCCATAACAGTGAGTCATGAGCAGAATAACACCGTCCACCTGAGCTGGGAGCCTCCTCCACATGAAACCCACAATGGTATCATCCAGGGTTACCAG GTGTGGTGTGTGGATTCTGAGGAGCAGCAGGCCCAGAACTGGACAGTGAATAGTGGACAACACAGCCTCGATATCTCTGCTCTGAAGCCAGGGAAACGGTACTGGCTCACCATTGCAGCTGTCAACGGCGCTGGAGTTGGAACACAGAGTGACCCTCATGGATTTGTCATCA actcACACATCGGCGGGCCTGCCGAGTCCGACAGCCAAAGGCGGGATCTGTCTCAGGTCTTGGCCCTGTTTCAGGACCCAGTGTTGATTGGGAGCATTGGCGCCCTCCTGTGGTGTATTCTGATGGTTGCGGCCGTCTGCTTGTTCAGACGCCACAGTGGGACGGGTCTGATGCCGGGACAAGGCAAGGGAAGAG gtTTGCGCAGACTGGCTGATGAAGACCTCATCATTAAACACAG GATGGCAGCTCCAGACTCCCCGTGGATCTCTGGAACCTGGAGACCTGCCTTCAGCCAGAAGTACCAAGACTTATGGGCCCAAGGTCAGAAACATCCAGGGATCAGGAGCACCA GCCTCCCAGTCTCATCGAAGAAGGACCCCAACGGCCTGGACTCGGTCGTCCCCATCGTGACTGACAACTGCAGCGTCTACGGCACTTTCTACGTGGACCTGATGGGCAACGGCCTCAAGACCTTCAGCAGTCCCGGGTGTCGGCCCAAAATGCCTCACAGTCTGCCGCATCAGCAAGGAGTCGAGACCATCCAGATATTCTCCCAGCCCGTCGCGAAGAGCTCGCCGCTCGTAAGCCGCGAGGCGCTGCCATGGAAACAGGCCATACGTCCGCAGCCCAAGATGGGCGTGCTGAGGGAGTCGAGGGAAAAGATCCACACCAAACAAG aCTTGCATGCAGTCAACAGCGTCCCCATACTGTCAACCAGAAACCAGGCCTGTCCGTCCAGTTTCTACAAACAGAGACTCAGTCACATACCACCAGGTCGACATG GTGGAAACCGAGTGTGCGGGGAAGCTGGTGTCTGTCCTCGGCTGCTGCATTACTCCGCGTCGGTGCACCTAGTGGACATGCTGCCCCCGCCACCTCCGATGCCCACAGACAacatcacagactcacacagccAGACTTCAGATGAAGG ttcCAGTCGTTCTACAAAGCTCACAATGGACACGGGCTCCCTCCAGTCAATGTGTCCTGCATCAGGACAACGTGAGCAGCCAGGtctcaacagcagcaacaacaacaacaacaagagatGCCCCTCCCACAGCCAACAATCTACTGCGTCGTATTCCATGTCATTCGATGAAGAACACAGTGGCACACTGACAACACAGGAAGCCACTCAGTATCTGGAGCTGAGCCCTAAACCAGAAAGATACAG TGTTCTGCCTGAGCAGCGTCCCTTCCTGACGTCCACCTTCGCTCCAAACCTGGGCTTCATGCACAGGCCAGTGCATGCCACTCGACTGGAGGACGACCTCGCGTCTGACGAGCCTGAAGCTCCACCCGTCAACCTGCGGCGTGCCCGCCTCCAGAGCACGCCGTCCTCCTGCTACAGCGAATGGGACAGCTCACTGTGGAACACGTGGAGCACAGCCACGGATGACAACATGGCCAGCGCCCGCACCAGCCTCATCAGCTCCGTGGACAGCTGCTACACAAGCGACAGCGCACACTTCGCCCACCTGCTCGCCGTGGCGGCAGAGACGATGAGTGGAGCTTCATTGTCAG ATTTCTCCCCGCCGGCCTCCCCCCTCAGTGCCGCCATGTACCCGCCGTTCCACGCAGAGGGCGACTCGTTCGGCGAGCCGGAGCATGTTCCGGCGTGGGACTGGAGTATGGCCTGGGTGGAGGAAATGGAGGCCCAGTACAGAGCTCACTATCCTGGCAGAAGCACGAAACCCTTCAACACTTAA
- the robo4 gene encoding roundabout homolog 1 isoform X2: MDVRVFMSIFLVSAFRVHAEETPPRIVHHPSDVVVKVGNPATLSCRVDGSPKPTIEWRHNGQPLETVNGDEHWQAMVLSEGSLFFLSVEGGGRGQSHEGVYTCVASNSAGKATSRNASLYIAVLKEEFVVEPTDVEVAVGEVAVLNCEPPSGHPEPNVMWKKDGRPINSSDHHYTELSGKLIIAPAEKNHSGAYVCVASNTEGVRESRAARLSVLAKPVLVLKPENVSVRTGESAHFYCRAKGDPPPSVVWSREQGSLPNGRYLVNPDQTLQIHYVTTQDAGKYVCTAVNDVGVVTASAQLLVEESASTKQKDLHKELSALRVALENVTIVAPGSNISQVQWKLQFLPAQPHYLDGFEVLYRSLLPASSEWAAKKVTPPGFQTQVGPLKRGYKYEFKVRPYGSNLYGRESNTRHLRVPEMVPSASPLAVSITVSHEQNNTVHLSWEPPPHETHNGIIQGYQVWCVDSEEQQAQNWTVNSGQHSLDISALKPGKRYWLTIAAVNGAGVGTQSDPHGFVINSHIGGPAESDSQRRDLSQVLALFQDPVLIGSIGALLWCILMVAAVCLFRRHSGTGLMPGQGKGRGLRRLADEDLIIKHRMAAPDSPWISGTWRPAFSQKYQDLWAQGQKHPGIRSTSLPVSSKKDPNGLDSVVPIVTDNCSVYGTFYVDLMGNGLKTFSSPGCRPKMPHSLPHQQGVETIQIFSQPVAKSSPLVSREALPWKQAIRPQPKMGVLRESREKIHTKQDLHAVNSVPILSTRNQACPSSFYKQRLSHIPPGRHGGNRVCGEAGVCPRLLHYSASVHLVDMLPPPPPMPTDNITDSHSQTSDEGSSRSTKLTMDTGSLQSMCPASGQREQPGLNSSNNNNNKRCPSHSQQSTASYSMSFDEEHSGTLTTQEATQYLELSPKPERYSVLPEQRPFLTSTFAPNLGFMHRPVHATRLEDDLASDEPEAPPVNLRRARLQSTPSSCYSEWDSSLWNTWSTATDDNMASARTSLISSVDSCYTSDSAHFAHLLAVAAETMSGASLSDFSPPASPLSAAMYPPFHAEGDSFGEPEHVPAWDWSMAWVEEMEAQYRAHYPGRSTKPFNT; the protein is encoded by the exons ATGGACGTACGAGTTTTCATGAGCATATTCTTGGTATCGG CTTTCAGAGTTCATGCAGAGGAGACGCCGCCCCGCATCGTCCACCACCCCTCTGACGTGGTTGTGAAAGTTGGGAATCCGGCCACGCTCTCCTGTCGAGTGGACGGCAGCCCCAAACCAACCATCGAGTGGCGGCACAACGGCCAGCCCCTGGAGACGGTGAATGGAGACGAACACTGGCAGGCCATGGTTTTGTCAGAGGGCAGCCTCTTCTTCCTGAGTGTTGAAGGAGGCGGGCGAGGGCAGTCACACGAGGGTGTCTACACATGCGTGGCCAGCAACAGCGCGGGGAAGGCCACCAGCCGCAATGCATCGCTGTATATCGCAG TGTTGAAGGAAGAGTTTGTTGTGGAGCCCACTGATGTGGAGGTAGCAGTGGGGGAGGTGGCTGTCCTAAATTGTGAACCTCCGTCTGGACACCCTGAGCCGAACGTCATGTGGAAGAAGGATGGCCGGCCGATCAACAGCAGTGACCACCACTACACT GAGCTGAGTGGGAAGCTCATCATCGCTCCTGCAGAGAAAAACCACTCCGGTGCTTACGTGTGCGTGGCCAGTAACactgagggagtgagggagagcAGAGCAGCTCGGCTCTCTGTGTTGG CCAAACCTGTGTTGGTGCTGAAGCCGGAGAACGTGTCAGTGAGGACGGGGGAGTCGGCCCACTTCTACTGCCGAGCTAAAGGTGACCCTCCACCGTCTGTGGTGTGGAGCAGAGAGCAGGGGTCACTGCCCAATGGCAG gtaCCTTGTAAATCCAGACCAGACTCTGCAGATCCATTATGTGACAACTCAGGATGCTGGGAAGTACGTCTGCACGGCGGTCAATGATGTAGGTGTGGTCACCGCCAGTGCACAGCTGCTGGTTGAAG AGTCTGCCAGCACTAAACAGAAAGACCTTCACAAAGAGCTGTCAGCTCTGCGAGTGGCTCTGGAAAATGTCACCATTGTGGCCCCTGGGTCCAACATATCCCAAGTACAATGGAAG ctCCAGTTCCTCCCTGCGCAGCCACATTACCTTGATGGCTTTGAGGTTCTCTATCGCTCCCTGCTGCCCGCCAGCTCAGAATGGGCAGCCAAGAAGGTGACGCCACCGGGTTTCCAGACTCAGGTGGGCCCTTTAAAGAGAGGCTACAAGTACGAATTCAAAGTCCGTCCCTATGGCAGCAACTTGTATGGAAGGGAGAGCAACACGCGTCACCTCAGAGTTCCAGAGATGG TTCCCAGTGCTTCTCCGCTGGCTGTGTCCATAACAGTGAGTCATGAGCAGAATAACACCGTCCACCTGAGCTGGGAGCCTCCTCCACATGAAACCCACAATGGTATCATCCAGGGTTACCAG GTGTGGTGTGTGGATTCTGAGGAGCAGCAGGCCCAGAACTGGACAGTGAATAGTGGACAACACAGCCTCGATATCTCTGCTCTGAAGCCAGGGAAACGGTACTGGCTCACCATTGCAGCTGTCAACGGCGCTGGAGTTGGAACACAGAGTGACCCTCATGGATTTGTCATCA actcACACATCGGCGGGCCTGCCGAGTCCGACAGCCAAAGGCGGGATCTGTCTCAGGTCTTGGCCCTGTTTCAGGACCCAGTGTTGATTGGGAGCATTGGCGCCCTCCTGTGGTGTATTCTGATGGTTGCGGCCGTCTGCTTGTTCAGACGCCACAGTGGGACGGGTCTGATGCCGGGACAAGGCAAGGGAAGAG gtTTGCGCAGACTGGCTGATGAAGACCTCATCATTAAACACAG GATGGCAGCTCCAGACTCCCCGTGGATCTCTGGAACCTGGAGACCTGCCTTCAGCCAGAAGTACCAAGACTTATGGGCCCAAGGTCAGAAACATCCAGGGATCAGGAGCACCA GCCTCCCAGTCTCATCGAAGAAGGACCCCAACGGCCTGGACTCGGTCGTCCCCATCGTGACTGACAACTGCAGCGTCTACGGCACTTTCTACGTGGACCTGATGGGCAACGGCCTCAAGACCTTCAGCAGTCCCGGGTGTCGGCCCAAAATGCCTCACAGTCTGCCGCATCAGCAAGGAGTCGAGACCATCCAGATATTCTCCCAGCCCGTCGCGAAGAGCTCGCCGCTCGTAAGCCGCGAGGCGCTGCCATGGAAACAGGCCATACGTCCGCAGCCCAAGATGGGCGTGCTGAGGGAGTCGAGGGAAAAGATCCACACCAAACAAG aCTTGCATGCAGTCAACAGCGTCCCCATACTGTCAACCAGAAACCAGGCCTGTCCGTCCAGTTTCTACAAACAGAGACTCAGTCACATACCACCAGGTCGACATG GTGGAAACCGAGTGTGCGGGGAAGCTGGTGTCTGTCCTCGGCTGCTGCATTACTCCGCGTCGGTGCACCTAGTGGACATGCTGCCCCCGCCACCTCCGATGCCCACAGACAacatcacagactcacacagccAGACTTCAGATGAAGG ttcCAGTCGTTCTACAAAGCTCACAATGGACACGGGCTCCCTCCAGTCAATGTGTCCTGCATCAGGACAACGTGAGCAGCCAGGtctcaacagcagcaacaacaacaacaacaagagatGCCCCTCCCACAGCCAACAATCTACTGCGTCGTATTCCATGTCATTCGATGAAGAACACAGTGGCACACTGACAACACAGGAAGCCACTCAGTATCTGGAGCTGAGCCCTAAACCAGAAAGATACAG TGTTCTGCCTGAGCAGCGTCCCTTCCTGACGTCCACCTTCGCTCCAAACCTGGGCTTCATGCACAGGCCAGTGCATGCCACTCGACTGGAGGACGACCTCGCGTCTGACGAGCCTGAAGCTCCACCCGTCAACCTGCGGCGTGCCCGCCTCCAGAGCACGCCGTCCTCCTGCTACAGCGAATGGGACAGCTCACTGTGGAACACGTGGAGCACAGCCACGGATGACAACATGGCCAGCGCCCGCACCAGCCTCATCAGCTCCGTGGACAGCTGCTACACAAGCGACAGCGCACACTTCGCCCACCTGCTCGCCGTGGCGGCAGAGACGATGAGTGGAGCTTCATTGTCAG ATTTCTCCCCGCCGGCCTCCCCCCTCAGTGCCGCCATGTACCCGCCGTTCCACGCAGAGGGCGACTCGTTCGGCGAGCCGGAGCATGTTCCGGCGTGGGACTGGAGTATGGCCTGGGTGGAGGAAATGGAGGCCCAGTACAGAGCTCACTATCCTGGCAGAAGCACGAAACCCTTCAACACTTAA